In Cryptosporangium minutisporangium, the genomic stretch GCCGAGATCGCCGCGACGCTCGGCTGCTCGACAGGCACCGTCAAGTCCACCGCCGCCCGCGGCATGAAACGGCTACGCGAGCTCACCACCGCCTGGATCCCGCAGTCCGCGACCGAACCGAACGGAGCACCGCGATGACCCCGCCACTGGAGAGCGAGCTCGCCGCCGGCATGCGTGACGCCGTCGCGGGCCTACGCACCGAACGGGACCTGTTCGGGTCGGCACTGGCCGACCATCGGCGTTCCACGGTCCGCCGCCGCATATCCGCGACCGGCGGGGTCGCGTTGGTCGCGGCGGCCGTGATCGGCGTCGCGATGTTCGTCTCCGCCGACGCAACAGCACCTGACGTGGCGACCGTGTTGAACGCTGCCGCGGTCACCCAGCGGACCACCGACGCCCTCGAGACCGACCTGATCCGGCACGCCACCAAACGCATCACCGGCTGGCCCACCGAGGGCCAGATCACCGAGCAGTGGTACGACCCGCGCACCGGGGACACCCTGACACACACCAGCGGGGGCGGCGCCGACGTCGAGGACGTGCGCTGGAACCGGAACAAGCCCGGGGTCTACGTCATGGTCAACCGGACCGACCGCACCTGGTGGTCCCAGGACAAGCAGTACGACGGGCCGCCCATCCCGGAGCAGCACGCCCCACCGCCGGAGACCGCGGCCCAGATCCGCGCAGCCCTGGACGACGGGCGCAACATCCAGGTCGTCGGCAACGAGCAGGTGAACGGGCACGCCACGATCCACCTCCGCATGGTGCTGACGAGGACGGACGAGCCCTCGTCGATCATCGGTGAGCCCCGCTACGACCTCTGGGTCGACGAGAAGACGTTCCTCCCGGTCCGGAGCCTGCTGACGATCTGGGTCGAGGCCAACCCCAAGTACTTCCCCGGCGGGAAGGACGAGACCACCGAAGCGCACGACTACGAGTGGCTCCCCCGCACCGAGGAGAACCTCGCGGCGCTCACGCTGACCGTGCCGGCGGGCTACACCGAGGAGCCGCCCTTCCAGATCTACACGACCGGACCGGACGGCTCAGCGACCCCCGTCCCGAGCCGCTGACCCGGCGCCGGGGCGCGCTATCCGGCCGGGGTGACCCAGGTGGGGTTGGCTTTCACGAACGCGTCGACGGTGTCGTTCCGCATCGCCTGGAACAGCTCGAGGCTGGTGTCGCTGAGCTTCTCGTACCAGATGCCGTTGACGGTCTCGGCGTTGAACTTGCCCCCGTTGGTTTTGATCATCGTCATCTGGTCGGGCTTGAGGCCTTTGAGCGTGAACACCCAGTCGGTGATCGACACCTCGTTGTTGTAGAACGTGACGGCGTCGCCGAGGGAGTTGAGCACCGCGTTGATCTTCGTCGGATTGGTGATCACGCCGGTGGACGTGGCCTTCTGCAGGATCGCCTTGATCAGCTGCTGCTGGTGACGCTGCCGCCCGTAGTCACCGTCGTTGTTGGCGAGCAGGTCGCGCTGGCGGGCGTAGTCCAGTGCCTGCCAGTCCTTGAAGTTGTAGCAGCCGGGGTAGTAGACCTGCGGCCGCATGTTCTCCCGGAGGCCGGCCGGGGTGCCGTCGTCGTTGATGTAGTACGGCACGCCGACCTTGCCGGTCGTCTTGTCCCAGCCGATGTGGATCGACGTGACCTTCTCGTCGACGCACATCCGGACGCCGCCGAGAGCCCGGACGACGCCGCGGAGCCCGTCGAAGTTGACGATGGCGGCGCCGTCGAACTTCATGCCGCCGGCGAGGTCGCTGACGGTGTTCGCGACGAGTTCCATCGCCTTCTTCCGGCCGCCCCCGTCGCGGTAGCCGTACTGGAACGCCGCGTTGATCTTGTCCTTGCCGCCGGGGTACTCGGTGTCCGGGAACGGCGGAATGTCGACCAGGCTGTCCCGCGGTATCGACGCCAGGTAGACCTGGTCGTGGGCGGCGTTGACGTGGGCGATGATGATCGAGTCGGCGCGGGCGCCGTTGGCCGCCGCGTCGCCGCGCTCGTCGCTGCCGATCAGCAGGAGGTTGATCGGGCCGTCGATCGAGTTGCCGGTGTCGGCCGAGTCGCCGAGCCCACCGTCTTCGGTGATCTTGCCGGCGTAGTGGTCGACCGCCGTGGGGACGCCGACCAGCACCCCGGCGCTGAACAGGACGAGGATCGCGCCGAACGCGACCGCGAGCCACGCCCACCGCGGAGCGCCGCGCCAGGTGCCGGTCTGTCGCGGAGGTACCGGGCGCGGCCGGGCCGCGGAGGGTCTCTCGCCGGGGGCCTCCGCGGGCGACGCGGCTCCGGCCGAGGGGGTCGCGGCCCGCTCCGGGTCGTCGTCCTGGCCGACGCGCTCCGGCGAGCCGAGGCTGGTCAGTGCCCCACCCGATTCGTGCGGTCCGCCCGGACGTTCCGCCGCCGCATCAGCTACCTCCCGGTGCCGTCAACTCCGCCACGACCCTGATCGGGCCACACTCTACGATCGCCGTGCCATCTGACCGATAGCCCTGCAAACACTCATTCAATCCTTATCTACTCCCCTGGTGCGGGCTTGCGTGGTGGTTGTGGCGTGTTGGAGTGTATGGGCTTGTTATTTCTTCTCACTCCGACCCGTACCGCTTGACGGCGTTGCGGTGGCGCACTGTAATAGGGCGCGGTGGCGCTGGGCGCCACCCGATTCCAAGGGGCTGATCACGTGACGTCTACGTTCACAGGGCGCGTCTAACCCCTTCCGGCGCCCGCGCGTCTGCCCGCCTCGGTAGTTCCGTTCGCCGACGTTCGTCGTCGGTGTCGTGCGGTTCGCGCGCGTCTCCTCTCGCCAGCGGTCCGGTGTTCGTTGCCGCGACCGTCGTTCCGGCGCGCCCATGCGCCCCTCTCCCCCGCCGCCTGATCGCGGGCGGTTCGTCCTGCGCCCGTACTCCCGCGGGCCGTCTTCCGGAGGTTTCATGTCCCTGCACACGTCCGTCGAGTTGAATCACACGATCGTCGGAGTCAAGGACCGCGAGCAGTCCGCCGCGTTCCTGGCCCGGGTACTGGGGTTGGAGCTGGGTGCGGGGTGGGGTCCGTTCCTGCCGGTCACCACCGGTAACGGGGTGACGCTCGACTTCGTCACGCTGCCACCGCACCTCGAGGTGACCCCGCAGCACTACGCGTTCCTGGTGCCCGAGGAGGCGTTCGACGGCATCTTCGCCCGGATGCGGGAGGAGTGCGACGAGTACTGGGCGGATCCGGCGCGCACCCAGCCGGGGCAGATCAACCACAACGACGGCGGCCGCGGCGTGTACTTCCTCGACCCGTCCGGCCACTACCTCGAGGTGATCACCCGCCCGTACGGCAGCCAGGCCGACTGACCGCGGGGCGCCGGCCGTTGCCGCGACGACGGGTCCTCGTGGCAACGGCTGTGCGCGCTGGCGTTGGATGATGTTCAGCCGGATGTCCGGTTCCGGTTGGACGTGATCGGTCTCGTGTTGTTGCCCCGCGGGCCCGCCGCGCTGGTCTACGGTCTCTCCCGAGGCCGGCAACGGCGCCGGTCTCGTCAACTCTTCCGGTTCCGGCCAGCCCTCGTCTCAGGCGGTCAGCACCGAGGACGGCTCGGGCAGCAGTTCGGCGAGGAGCCCGGCGAGCTGCTCCGGGTGCGTGAGGTAGGCGTCGTTGCTGCCGGAGATCCGCAGCACGGAGAGCGGAGCCACCTCTCGTTGGAGGGTGGTCAGTGCGGCGGTCACCCAGTCGCGGTAGCTGAGCCACACGAGGCCGAGCTCGGTCGGGAGCACCTCCGCGAGGTCGGACTCCTCGCTCACCAGCGCGGCGGTCGGGCAGCGCACCGCACGGTAGACGTCCAGGACGACCAGGTCCTCCACCGCACGCAGAGCTTGCCGGAGTGTCTCCGGGAGCTCGCGGAGGGCGTCGGACAGGTAGTCGGAGAACGCGTCGATCGCCTCGGCGCCGCCGGCGAACCCCGCCCATTGCGCCGCGCGGTTCGGGTTGCCGAACCCGTCGATGCTCACGGCGAGCGGGCACTCCGGGTGCTGTCCGGCCCAGAACGTCGCCACCGCACCCCCGAGCCCGTGGCCGATCACCGCCGGACGGTCGAGCGCCAGCGCATCGGCGACCGCGGCGAGGTCGGCGACGACCGCCGGCCACGTCCACGTCCCGGTGCCGGATCGACCGTGTCCGCGCGGTTCGGTCGCGACCGGCCGGTATCCCAGGCCGCGCAGCAGCGTCGCGACGGTGTCCCAGTCGTCGACGGTGCCGCGGACGGGGGGAACGAGCAGCACGTCGCCGCGCCACCCGTGGTCGGATTCGCCGCGCGGGTGGCGGCCGTGGTCCCGGACGCCGAGCGACACCTCGCCGCGCACCAGCAGGTCGGTGCGGGGTAGCCCCAGGTCGGTCATGCTTCCACTGTCCCGGCCGTGTCGACCGGTTAACGACGGCCGTGCTGGTCGCTCAGCGTCGCCGGGCCGCCCGGGCGACCAGGGCCGCGAGCCGGTCGGCCACCACCGCGAGGAACACGACCACCGAGACCGTCCACAGCAGCGTGCCGCCGACCACTTGATCGGCTCCGGCGCTGGTGCTCCCCCACGGCCACGGCACGACGAGCACGCGCAGCAGGCCCACGTACCAGTCGGCCGCCACCAGCCGCGACCCGGAGGACAGCAGCAGGCCGGCGGCCACCCCGGCGCTGCCCGCGAGTACCGCAACCCCGAGCCGGGCGCGGTCGGTGCGGCGGCCCTGCGGCCGGGGATCCGGCCCGGCCAGCCACCAGAACAGCAGGAAACCGGTGCCGAGGAGGTACAGGGCGACGGCGAGGTCCGCGGCGTACGACCAGCGGGTCGCCTCGAACACACCGGTGAAGTAGGTGGCGTACCAGCCGGCGGCCCAGAGCACGACGACGACCACCGGGCGGGTGATCAGCCGCGCGGGTCGCGAGTGCAGGGCGGCGCTCAGCCAGTCCCGGGGCCCGGCCAGCGGGCCGGTGCCCGGCCGCAGCACGCGTAGGGCGAGCGTCAGCGGCGCCGCCCTCGCGAGCAGCAGCGGCGCGACGATGCCGAGCAACACGTGCTGGACGACCGTGACGCTGAAGAACACCGGTGCGTACCGGCCGACGCCACTGCTGGTCGCCACCGCCACGGCCGCGATCCCGGCCAGCCAGGCGGTGCTGCGCCACGCCGACCAGGCGATGCCCGCCCGGTGGGCGCGCTGCTCGAGGCGCAGGTAGCCGCCGACGGCGACCGCGCAGAGTAGAAGGAAGAGCAGGTCCGGGCGCCAGTCCGAGGCGAGCTGCCAGAACGACACGGTCGCCGGCAGGTCGAACCCGAGCATCTGTTGCCCCGGCGACTCGTGGTGGCCGACGCCCACCCCGGCGTCGAGCGGTGCCGGGGTGCGCTCCAACGCGACCGACAGGCCGACGACGACGCCCAGGGCCAGCAGCTCGAGCACCGCGAACCGGACGAACGGCGCGCGGCGGCCGCGGTCCAGCGCGGGCACGGTCTGGGTGCGGCGCCAGTACCCCAGCCCGGCAAGGACGGCCAGCACGAGCAGCTGGACGGCGACCAGCTCGCCGTAGGCAATGTCCAGGCCGGTGCCGCTCGGCGCCAGCACCAGGTACGCGGTGAGCGCCGCGGCGGCGGCGGTGACGATCAGGCTGATCAGCGCTAGCCGCCCGTACCGGCGCGCGAGCACGGCCGGCGACTCGCGGTCGTGCGCGACCCGGGTGAGCAGCGCGGCCAGCCCACCGATCCAGACGGTGAGCGCGAGGACGTACAGCAACTCGGCGGCGACCGCCGTGCGGTGGTCGGCCATGGACACCCCGGGGTCGACGAACACCGGCGGGAGGACGCCGAGCAGGCTCGCGGCCAGCGCGGCCGCCGGCAGCCGCGGTCCCGCCGTGGGTGTGCGGGAGAGCGTCGGGAATCGGCACAGCAGCACCGCGGCGAGCGCGGCGGCGATCGTCACCAGGCCGGCTTGCCCGGCGGGCGTCTGCAGCCCCACGTTGACCAGGGCGTCGGCGGTGAGGATGCCGTCGACCGGGCGGCCGCGCAGGTCGGAGAGGGTGAACAGCCACGTGGCGGCTGCGGCGACCAGCCAGACGCCCGCCGCCCGCTGCGCGACCCGCCGGTGGAGGTCGACGACCGCCGAGGGGCTCGCGGCGCGAGGTGCCCAGAACACCGCGGCGAGCAGGTGACCGACGACGAGCGCCGCGGCCAGCATTCCGACCAACCGGGACAGCGGCAGCCCCCAGCCGGTCAGCGCCCCCGGGTCCGGTAGCCCCGGGACGACCGAGCGGCCGATCCCGTCGCCGTAGCCGAGCGCGAGCGTGGTCGCCGCGACCGCGGCGGCCGTGGCTCCTGCCGCGATCAGCAGCGCGGCCCGCGGCGGCGGCAGCGGGTACCCGGAGGAGGACGTGGTGGTTCGAGGTGTGGCGTGCCCCATGCCCCGTTTACGAGCCGGAGGGCGTCGGAGTTCAGGTCGCGACCTTGTTTTCCCCTGGAACGTCGCTGCGGAGGCCGCCGACCCCGTCGGCCGGGCCGCCGAGCAGGCCGGCCCGGCGGGCCAGCGCCGCCGCCTCGGTGCGCCCGGCCGCGCCGAGCTTGGCCATCAGGTTCGACACGTGGACGCTGACGGTCTTGTCGCTGATGA encodes the following:
- a CDS encoding LCP family protein, translated to MLVGVPTAVDHYAGKITEDGGLGDSADTGNSIDGPINLLLIGSDERGDAAANGARADSIIIAHVNAAHDQVYLASIPRDSLVDIPPFPDTEYPGGKDKINAAFQYGYRDGGGRKKAMELVANTVSDLAGGMKFDGAAIVNFDGLRGVVRALGGVRMCVDEKVTSIHIGWDKTTGKVGVPYYINDDGTPAGLRENMRPQVYYPGCYNFKDWQALDYARQRDLLANNDGDYGRQRHQQQLIKAILQKATSTGVITNPTKINAVLNSLGDAVTFYNNEVSITDWVFTLKGLKPDQMTMIKTNGGKFNAETVNGIWYEKLSDTSLELFQAMRNDTVDAFVKANPTWVTPAG
- a CDS encoding VOC family protein, translating into MSLHTSVELNHTIVGVKDREQSAAFLARVLGLELGAGWGPFLPVTTGNGVTLDFVTLPPHLEVTPQHYAFLVPEEAFDGIFARMREECDEYWADPARTQPGQINHNDGGRGVYFLDPSGHYLEVITRPYGSQAD
- a CDS encoding alpha/beta hydrolase — its product is MTDLGLPRTDLLVRGEVSLGVRDHGRHPRGESDHGWRGDVLLVPPVRGTVDDWDTVATLLRGLGYRPVATEPRGHGRSGTGTWTWPAVVADLAAVADALALDRPAVIGHGLGGAVATFWAGQHPECPLAVSIDGFGNPNRAAQWAGFAGGAEAIDAFSDYLSDALRELPETLRQALRAVEDLVVLDVYRAVRCPTAALVSEESDLAEVLPTELGLVWLSYRDWVTAALTTLQREVAPLSVLRISGSNDAYLTHPEQLAGLLAELLPEPSSVLTA
- a CDS encoding cytochrome c oxidase assembly protein; translated protein: MGHATPRTTTSSSGYPLPPPRAALLIAAGATAAAVAATTLALGYGDGIGRSVVPGLPDPGALTGWGLPLSRLVGMLAAALVVGHLLAAVFWAPRAASPSAVVDLHRRVAQRAAGVWLVAAAATWLFTLSDLRGRPVDGILTADALVNVGLQTPAGQAGLVTIAAALAAVLLCRFPTLSRTPTAGPRLPAAALAASLLGVLPPVFVDPGVSMADHRTAVAAELLYVLALTVWIGGLAALLTRVAHDRESPAVLARRYGRLALISLIVTAAAAALTAYLVLAPSGTGLDIAYGELVAVQLLVLAVLAGLGYWRRTQTVPALDRGRRAPFVRFAVLELLALGVVVGLSVALERTPAPLDAGVGVGHHESPGQQMLGFDLPATVSFWQLASDWRPDLLFLLLCAVAVGGYLRLEQRAHRAGIAWSAWRSTAWLAGIAAVAVATSSGVGRYAPVFFSVTVVQHVLLGIVAPLLLARAAPLTLALRVLRPGTGPLAGPRDWLSAALHSRPARLITRPVVVVVLWAAGWYATYFTGVFEATRWSYAADLAVALYLLGTGFLLFWWLAGPDPRPQGRRTDRARLGVAVLAGSAGVAAGLLLSSGSRLVAADWYVGLLRVLVVPWPWGSTSAGADQVVGGTLLWTVSVVVFLAVVADRLAALVARAARRR